The following are from one region of the Populus trichocarpa isolate Nisqually-1 chromosome 8, P.trichocarpa_v4.1, whole genome shotgun sequence genome:
- the LOC7469769 gene encoding nuclear transcription factor Y subunit B-1, producing MADNPTSPAAGSHESGGEQSPRSGVREQDRYLPIANISRIMKKALPANGKIAKDAKDTVQECVSEFISFVTSEASDKCQKEKRKTINGDDLLWAMATLGFEDYIEPLKVYLARYRELEGDAKGSARGGDGSSKRDAVGGLPGQNAQFAFQGSMNYTSPQVQGQHMILPSMPGNE from the exons ATGGCCGATAATCCGACCAGTCCGGCGGCGGGGAGCCACGAGAGTGGTGGTGAGCAGAGCCCGCGGTCAGGGGTGAGAGAGCAGGATAGATACCTGCCTATTGCTAATATAAGTAGGATCATGAAGAAGGCGTTGCCGGCTAATGGAAAAATTGCTAAGGATGCTAAGGATACTGTTCAGGAATGTGTTTCTGAGTTCATTAGCTTTGTTACCAGCGA GGCGAGTGATAAGTGTcagaaggagaagaggaagacgATCAATGGGGATGATTTGTTGTGGGCAATGGCAACGTTAGGATTTGAGGATTATATTGAGCCACTTAAGGTGTACCTGGCTAGGTACCGGGAG TTGGAG GGTGATGCAAAGGGGTCTGCTAGAGGTGGAGATGGATCTTCTAAACGGGATGCAGTTGGAGGTCTGCCTGGTCAAAATGCACAG TTTGCTTTTCAAGGATCGATGAACTATACGAGTCCACAA GTGCAGGGACAGCATATGATCCTTCCTTCCATGCCAGGCAACGAGTAG
- the LOC7469771 gene encoding uncharacterized protein LOC7469771 — MESSAVPSSPSVLNSMVTPEEFKIFHTIDRTLYTRLIVNLDRDPAESMQVMALWIWLEKEARDNLVDKMLSLPDALINSLADEAVLCLNCIETDRFHFSPESMNDKVPLTQQLTKTGLSLRFFHDNRLGILRALTKIIDEVCARAFEDISRQVIEKKAAGKGNNIVAENVIGQEGNPLNYYGPAINPVLCYNSAAAAAGVYGLGISTPQFMAPNIGILPAYDPYDLSVQRQITSTENIAGVLNRIKIINGDHQGEKDVYADNRTVFLTFSKGYPISEDEIRDFFTKKHGDCIEAIYMQEVSAEEQPLYARLVVTSAAVIHSVLQGQSKAKFTINGKHVWARKYVPKNPKSSSPPKSPTSPQPTSPAAEPSCVN; from the exons ATGGAATCCTCGGCGGTGCCCTCTTCTCCCTCTGTTTTGAATTCCATGGTGACCCCGGAAGAGTTCAAGATTTTTCACACCATTGACAGAACCCTCTATACTAGACTTATTGTCAATCTTGATCGCGACCCCGCAGAGTCCATGCAAGTTATGGCCTTATGGATTTGGCTTGAAAAGGAGGCACGTGATAATTTAGTGGACAAAATGTTGTCATTGCCTGATGCCCTTATCAATTCTCTAGCAGATGAGGCTGTTCTTTGCTTGAATTGCATAGAGACCGACCGGTTCCACTTCTCTCCAGAAAGTATGAACGATAAGGTTCCTTTGACCCAACAGTTGACAAAAACTGGCCTCTCCCTTCGTTTTTTCCATGACAATCGACTTGGTATTCTTCGCGCGCTCACAAAGATCATCGACGAAGTTTGCGCAAGAGCTTTCGAAGATATTTCGCGACAAGTGATCGAAAAAAAGGCTGCTGGAAAAGGAAATAATATTGTTGCTGAAAATGTTATTGGTCAAGAAGGGAACCCTTTGAATTATTATGGTCCAGCGATTAATCCTGTGCTGTGTTATAATTCTGCTGCTGCAGCTGCTGGTGTTTATGGTCTGGGGATCAGTACTCCCCAATTCATGGCGCCTAATATTGGAATTTTGCCTGCTTATGACCCTTATGATCTTTCAGTTCAGAGGCAGATTACGAGTACTGAGAATATTGCTGGAGTACTGAATCGTATAAAGATTATTAATGGTGATCACCAGGGAGAGAAGGACGTGTATGCTGATAATAGGACTGTTTTCTTGACGTTCTCTAAAGGGTACCCTATTTCAGAAGATGAAATCAGAGACTTTTTCACCAA GAAGCATGGAGATTGCATTGAGGCAATTTATATGCAAGAAGTCTCGGCAGAGGAGCAGCCACTGTATGCACGCCTTGTTGTAACCTCTGCTGCCGTCATTCACAGCGTTCTTCAGGGACAAAGCAAGGCAAAGTTCACCATTAATGGAAAACATGTTTGGGCCAGGAAATATGTCCCCAAGAATCCTAAGTCGTCGTCTCCACCAAAGTCACCAACATCACCACAGCCGACCTCACCCGCCGCTGAACCATCATGCGTGAACTGA
- the LOC7469768 gene encoding probable RNA-binding protein ARP1 isoform X3: protein MTMSNGVGQFGDTTLTKVFVGGLAWETPKEALREHFEKYGEILEAVIISDKITGRSKGYGFVTFKEAGAANKACEDAAPIINGRRANCNLASLGARRPRSSTPAPPQQGPNIIAGPRSTPAPPANHVQWYYPAGSAAASPFHHQHHQAVPFYGYSPAYIATDISYNHYCCDGWSTEAKLHRRVLHEWAFLSGVSRASYGGCQYIDANVPSLSLPSITGGGPTCCPHLPTKHGGSHDNGPNYHVQTPIHCSS from the exons ATGACAATGAGCAACGGTGTAGGGCAGTTTGGTGATACCACTCTGACCAAAGTGTTTGTTGGAGGGTTAGCGTGGGAAACACCAAAAGAGGCCCTGAGAGAGCATTTCGAAAAGTATGGTGAGATCTTGGAGGCTGTGATTATTTCTGATAAAATCACTGGTAGATCCAAGGGCTACGGATTT GTTACGTTCAAGGAGGCTGGAGCGGCAAATAAGGCTTGCGAGGATGCTGCACCCATCATCAATGGCCGCCGTGCCAACTGCAACCTGGCTTCCCTTGGTGCACGCCGCCCTAGGTCTTCAACACCGGCCCCTCCTCAGCAAG GACCTAACATCATCGCTGGACCGAGGTCCACGCCAGCACCGCCAGCAAATCACGTCCAGTGGTATTATCCGGCAGGGTCAGCTGCAGCGTCACCATTTCACCATCAGCATCACCAAGCCGTTCCTTTTTATGG GTACTCTCCTGCTTACATTGCCACAGATATCAGTTACAATCAT TATTGCTGTGATGGATGGTCCACAGAAGCTAAGCTACACCGGCGGGTCCTACATGAATGGGCATTTCTCTCAGGTGTATCCAGGGCAAGCTATGGTGGGTGCCAATACATTGATGCCAATGTACCCTCTTTATCACTTCCATCAATCACAGGCGGTGGGCCTACCTGCTGCCCACATCTTCCCACCAAACACGGCGGGTCCCATGACAACGGTCCCAACTATCATGTCCAAACCCCCATCCATTGCTCCTCCTAA
- the LOC7469768 gene encoding probable RNA-binding protein ARP1 isoform X2 encodes MTMSNGVGQFGDTTLTKVFVGGLAWETPKEALREHFEKYGEILEAVIISDKITGRSKGYGFVTFKEAGAANKACEDAAPIINGRRANCNLASLGARRPRSSTPAPPQQGPNIIAGPRSTPAPPANHVQWYYPAGSAAASPFHHQHHQAVPFYGYSPAYIATDISYNHKLSYTGGSYMNGHFSQVYPGQAMVGANTLMPMYPLYHFHQSQAVGLPAAHIFPPNTAGPMTTVPTIMSKPPSIAPPNAVCLAVE; translated from the exons ATGACAATGAGCAACGGTGTAGGGCAGTTTGGTGATACCACTCTGACCAAAGTGTTTGTTGGAGGGTTAGCGTGGGAAACACCAAAAGAGGCCCTGAGAGAGCATTTCGAAAAGTATGGTGAGATCTTGGAGGCTGTGATTATTTCTGATAAAATCACTGGTAGATCCAAGGGCTACGGATTT GTTACGTTCAAGGAGGCTGGAGCGGCAAATAAGGCTTGCGAGGATGCTGCACCCATCATCAATGGCCGCCGTGCCAACTGCAACCTGGCTTCCCTTGGTGCACGCCGCCCTAGGTCTTCAACACCGGCCCCTCCTCAGCAAG GACCTAACATCATCGCTGGACCGAGGTCCACGCCAGCACCGCCAGCAAATCACGTCCAGTGGTATTATCCGGCAGGGTCAGCTGCAGCGTCACCATTTCACCATCAGCATCACCAAGCCGTTCCTTTTTATGG GTACTCTCCTGCTTACATTGCCACAGATATCAGTTACAATCAT AAGCTAAGCTACACCGGCGGGTCCTACATGAATGGGCATTTCTCTCAGGTGTATCCAGGGCAAGCTATGGTGGGTGCCAATACATTGATGCCAATGTACCCTCTTTATCACTTCCATCAATCACAGGCGGTGGGCCTACCTGCTGCCCACATCTTCCCACCAAACACGGCGGGTCCCATGACAACGGTCCCAACTATCATGTCCAAACCCCCATCCATTGCTCCTCCTAACGCAG TTTGCTTGGCTGTCGAATAG
- the LOC7457890 gene encoding protein NRT1/ PTR FAMILY 2.7 isoform X1, which produces MESLQTTSIPSDQAPSMKHSKRGGWTTFPFIIGAVMGLTLAAGAGSANLIVFLVTVMNIKSINATQINNIIIGCYSLFPVAGAVIADSFFSSFYVVSVFAFVSLLGLIMLTLASTIHSLRPPTCVIGSLACEAPSKLQYAVLYLALALASLGVGGTRFTISTMGADQFKKPNEQGTFFSWYFFTLYLASAISLTAIIYVQDSVSWGLGFGIGVVANAIGLAVFLLGKRFYCHTKPKGSPFVGIARVLVAAIRKRRKLETFQSQGYFHGDNTKAISSPTESLRFLNCAALRYEDDRKSDGSYSSSRWLCTVEEVEDLKTLIRIMPLWSSGILLSTTIAMINSLTVLQALTMDRHLGPHFKIPAGSFLVFSILATALSISIIDRFLLPMWKNLTRRSLKPLQQIGIGHVINIFAMVGSALVETRRLRVVRTHHLNGEPPGSVVPMSGLWLVVPLFVIGVGEAFHFPGQVALYYQEFPTSLRSTSTAMISLLIAIGYYLSTAIIDSVRRSTGWLPDNINDGRLDYVFWLLTAIAFVNFGYYLLCTKFFKYQNTENHENEASA; this is translated from the exons atggaATCCTTGCAAACCACCTCCATTCCAAGTGACCAAGCACCATCAATGAAGCACAGCAAACGAGGAGGATGGACTACCTTCCCTTTCATTATAG GAGCTGTGATGGGTCTTACACTAGCAGCCGGAGCGGGGTCAGCGAATTTGATAGTATTTTTGGTAACTGTAATGAACATAAAGAGCATTAATGCTACTCAAATCAACAATATCATAATTGGTTGCTACAGTCTCTTTCCCGTTGCTGGGGCTGTCATTGCTGACTCTTTCTTCAGCTCCTTCTATGTCGTTAGTGTTTTCGCCTTTGTTTCTTTACTG GGCTTGATCATGCTAACTCTAGCATCTACAATCCATTCCTTGAGACCCCCAACATGTGTGATTGGTTCACTTGCTTGTGAAGCCCCATCAAAGCTTCAATATGCAGTACTCTACTTGGCGCTAGCATTAGCTTCCTTAGGAGTAGGAGGCACACGCTTCACGATATCGACTATGGGAGCAGACCAATTCAAGAAGCCAAATGAGCAAGGAACTTTCTTTAGTTGGTATTTCTTCACTCTGTACCTCGCCAGTGCCATAAGCTTGACGGCTATCATCTACGTTCAGGACAGTGTGAGCTGGGGATTAGGGTTTGGCATTGGTGTTGTTGCTAATGCCATTGGATTAGCCGTGTTTTTGTTGGGAAAAAGGTTTTATTGCCATACGAAGCCCAAGGGAAGTCCCTTTGTGGGCATTGCTCGTGTTTTGGTTGCAGCTattagaaaaagaaggaaactgGAAACTTTTCAAAGCCAGGGTTATTTTCACGGAGACAACACAAAGGCGATTAGCAGTCCAACTGAAAGTCTCAG ATTCTTGAATTGTGCAGCGCTAAGATATGAAGATGACCGAAAATCAGACGGCTCCTATTCAAGTTCTCGGTGGCTATGTACAGTGGAGGAAGTTGAGGATCTCAAGACCCTGATCAGAATCATGCCACTGTGGTCTAGCGGTATCTTATTGAGTACTACTATAGCTATGATTAACAGCCTCACAGTCCTCCAAGCCCTAACCATGGACAGGCACCTTGGACCGCACTTCAAAATCCCAGCTGGGTCATTCCTGGTATTTAGCATTTTAGCCACAGCACTCTCAATCTCCATCATCGATCGTTTCTTGCTCCCAATGTGGAAAAATTTGACTCGAAGATCACTGAAACCCCTCCAACAAATAGGTATTGGCCATGTCATTAACATATTCGCCATGGTGGGATCTGCCTTGGTGGAGACAAGGAGGCTTCGTGTGGTTCGAACCCATCACCTTAACGGTGAACCACCCGGCTCAGTCGTGCCGATGTCAGGTCTCTGGCTTGTGGTCCCGTTATTCGTGATCGGCGTTGGTGAAGCTTTTCATTTTCCAGGACAAGTTGCCTTGTATTACCAAGAATTTCCCACGTCGCTAAGAAGCACTTCTACTGCTATGATATCACTGTTAATTGCGATTGGATATTACCTAAGCACAGCAATAATCGATTCGGTACGCCGGTCTACAGGATGGTTGCCTGATAACATCAACGACGGGAGATTAGATTATGTATTTTGGTTGTTGACGGCGATAGCGTTCGTGAACTTTGGGTACTACCTGTTATGTACCAAGTTTTTCAAGTACCAGAACACTGAGAATCATGAGAATGAGGCTTCTGCTTAG
- the LOC7469768 gene encoding probable RNA-binding protein ARP1 isoform X1 — protein MTMSNGVGQFGDTTLTKVFVGGLAWETPKEALREHFEKYGEILEAVIISDKITGRSKGYGFVTFKEAGAANKACEDAAPIINGRRANCNLASLGARRPRSSTPAPPQQGPNIIAGPRSTPAPPANHVQWYYPAGSAAASPFHHQHHQAVPFYGYSPAYIATDISYNHKLSYTGGSYMNGHFSQVYPGQAMVGANTLMPMYPLYHFHQSQAVGLPAAHIFPPNTAGPMTTVPTIMSKPPSIAPPNAGTAGTGESLKRVG, from the exons ATGACAATGAGCAACGGTGTAGGGCAGTTTGGTGATACCACTCTGACCAAAGTGTTTGTTGGAGGGTTAGCGTGGGAAACACCAAAAGAGGCCCTGAGAGAGCATTTCGAAAAGTATGGTGAGATCTTGGAGGCTGTGATTATTTCTGATAAAATCACTGGTAGATCCAAGGGCTACGGATTT GTTACGTTCAAGGAGGCTGGAGCGGCAAATAAGGCTTGCGAGGATGCTGCACCCATCATCAATGGCCGCCGTGCCAACTGCAACCTGGCTTCCCTTGGTGCACGCCGCCCTAGGTCTTCAACACCGGCCCCTCCTCAGCAAG GACCTAACATCATCGCTGGACCGAGGTCCACGCCAGCACCGCCAGCAAATCACGTCCAGTGGTATTATCCGGCAGGGTCAGCTGCAGCGTCACCATTTCACCATCAGCATCACCAAGCCGTTCCTTTTTATGG GTACTCTCCTGCTTACATTGCCACAGATATCAGTTACAATCAT AAGCTAAGCTACACCGGCGGGTCCTACATGAATGGGCATTTCTCTCAGGTGTATCCAGGGCAAGCTATGGTGGGTGCCAATACATTGATGCCAATGTACCCTCTTTATCACTTCCATCAATCACAGGCGGTGGGCCTACCTGCTGCCCACATCTTCCCACCAAACACGGCGGGTCCCATGACAACGGTCCCAACTATCATGTCCAAACCCCCATCCATTGCTCCTCCTAACGCAG GTACGGCCGGCACAGGTGAAAGCCTTAAAAGGGTTGGATAA
- the LOC7457890 gene encoding protein NRT1/ PTR FAMILY 2.7 isoform X2 codes for MYTGAVMGLTLAAGAGSANLIVFLVTVMNIKSINATQINNIIIGCYSLFPVAGAVIADSFFSSFYVVSVFAFVSLLGLIMLTLASTIHSLRPPTCVIGSLACEAPSKLQYAVLYLALALASLGVGGTRFTISTMGADQFKKPNEQGTFFSWYFFTLYLASAISLTAIIYVQDSVSWGLGFGIGVVANAIGLAVFLLGKRFYCHTKPKGSPFVGIARVLVAAIRKRRKLETFQSQGYFHGDNTKAISSPTESLRFLNCAALRYEDDRKSDGSYSSSRWLCTVEEVEDLKTLIRIMPLWSSGILLSTTIAMINSLTVLQALTMDRHLGPHFKIPAGSFLVFSILATALSISIIDRFLLPMWKNLTRRSLKPLQQIGIGHVINIFAMVGSALVETRRLRVVRTHHLNGEPPGSVVPMSGLWLVVPLFVIGVGEAFHFPGQVALYYQEFPTSLRSTSTAMISLLIAIGYYLSTAIIDSVRRSTGWLPDNINDGRLDYVFWLLTAIAFVNFGYYLLCTKFFKYQNTENHENEASA; via the exons ATGTACACAGGAGCTGTGATGGGTCTTACACTAGCAGCCGGAGCGGGGTCAGCGAATTTGATAGTATTTTTGGTAACTGTAATGAACATAAAGAGCATTAATGCTACTCAAATCAACAATATCATAATTGGTTGCTACAGTCTCTTTCCCGTTGCTGGGGCTGTCATTGCTGACTCTTTCTTCAGCTCCTTCTATGTCGTTAGTGTTTTCGCCTTTGTTTCTTTACTG GGCTTGATCATGCTAACTCTAGCATCTACAATCCATTCCTTGAGACCCCCAACATGTGTGATTGGTTCACTTGCTTGTGAAGCCCCATCAAAGCTTCAATATGCAGTACTCTACTTGGCGCTAGCATTAGCTTCCTTAGGAGTAGGAGGCACACGCTTCACGATATCGACTATGGGAGCAGACCAATTCAAGAAGCCAAATGAGCAAGGAACTTTCTTTAGTTGGTATTTCTTCACTCTGTACCTCGCCAGTGCCATAAGCTTGACGGCTATCATCTACGTTCAGGACAGTGTGAGCTGGGGATTAGGGTTTGGCATTGGTGTTGTTGCTAATGCCATTGGATTAGCCGTGTTTTTGTTGGGAAAAAGGTTTTATTGCCATACGAAGCCCAAGGGAAGTCCCTTTGTGGGCATTGCTCGTGTTTTGGTTGCAGCTattagaaaaagaaggaaactgGAAACTTTTCAAAGCCAGGGTTATTTTCACGGAGACAACACAAAGGCGATTAGCAGTCCAACTGAAAGTCTCAG ATTCTTGAATTGTGCAGCGCTAAGATATGAAGATGACCGAAAATCAGACGGCTCCTATTCAAGTTCTCGGTGGCTATGTACAGTGGAGGAAGTTGAGGATCTCAAGACCCTGATCAGAATCATGCCACTGTGGTCTAGCGGTATCTTATTGAGTACTACTATAGCTATGATTAACAGCCTCACAGTCCTCCAAGCCCTAACCATGGACAGGCACCTTGGACCGCACTTCAAAATCCCAGCTGGGTCATTCCTGGTATTTAGCATTTTAGCCACAGCACTCTCAATCTCCATCATCGATCGTTTCTTGCTCCCAATGTGGAAAAATTTGACTCGAAGATCACTGAAACCCCTCCAACAAATAGGTATTGGCCATGTCATTAACATATTCGCCATGGTGGGATCTGCCTTGGTGGAGACAAGGAGGCTTCGTGTGGTTCGAACCCATCACCTTAACGGTGAACCACCCGGCTCAGTCGTGCCGATGTCAGGTCTCTGGCTTGTGGTCCCGTTATTCGTGATCGGCGTTGGTGAAGCTTTTCATTTTCCAGGACAAGTTGCCTTGTATTACCAAGAATTTCCCACGTCGCTAAGAAGCACTTCTACTGCTATGATATCACTGTTAATTGCGATTGGATATTACCTAAGCACAGCAATAATCGATTCGGTACGCCGGTCTACAGGATGGTTGCCTGATAACATCAACGACGGGAGATTAGATTATGTATTTTGGTTGTTGACGGCGATAGCGTTCGTGAACTTTGGGTACTACCTGTTATGTACCAAGTTTTTCAAGTACCAGAACACTGAGAATCATGAGAATGAGGCTTCTGCTTAG